Proteins from one Chitinophaga oryzae genomic window:
- a CDS encoding sterol desaturase family protein: MKFEKVHNKGQARLFKSRYLEMLTKTHPAVIFGMYLPVIGYMLYYSHATLGYSLLRVVLTYFGAMFSWTLFEYVAHRFIFHWVSDQPAIRRVVYTLHGNHHEYPRDRQRLFMPPVPSVIISSLLFSIFYLLMKNNAFAFFPGFVSGYLLYGSMHYAIHAWAPPFKWLKPLWRNHHLHHYKNDDLGFGVSSTLWDRVFRTMFTLCLLLSLSVAGFAHQQAEGEYRLVKRDKSISLYERWITAGNEESVREIKAVFTVQSDVPSVARLLTDQQQGVVWNARAKAYQVLPLEEGREWITYLKYNIPWPFGDQDCCLLFRLKMRNERSGEISFESTLNNRFPVSGDVTRITGTRGKWLMEETGSNTMQITYTITTNRSARIPRWVSDPIIRNNMFETMSTFRSILEKR, from the coding sequence ATGAAATTTGAAAAAGTGCATAACAAAGGGCAGGCGAGGCTTTTTAAGAGCCGTTACCTGGAGATGCTGACCAAAACGCACCCTGCGGTGATTTTTGGGATGTACCTGCCCGTTATCGGATATATGCTCTATTACAGCCATGCCACCCTGGGATATTCACTGCTCCGCGTAGTACTGACTTACTTCGGGGCCATGTTCAGCTGGACGCTCTTCGAATATGTGGCGCACCGGTTTATCTTTCACTGGGTCAGCGACCAACCGGCTATCCGCCGGGTAGTGTATACATTGCATGGCAATCACCACGAATACCCGCGCGACCGGCAGCGGCTGTTTATGCCGCCGGTGCCCAGCGTCATTATCTCTTCGCTCTTATTCAGTATTTTTTATCTCCTGATGAAAAACAATGCGTTCGCTTTCTTCCCGGGTTTTGTGTCCGGTTACCTGTTGTACGGAAGCATGCACTACGCTATCCATGCCTGGGCGCCACCGTTCAAATGGCTTAAACCGCTCTGGCGCAATCATCACCTGCATCACTATAAGAACGACGACCTGGGATTCGGGGTGAGTTCTACGTTGTGGGACCGGGTTTTCCGGACCATGTTCACGCTTTGCCTGCTGTTAAGCCTGTCTGTTGCCGGTTTCGCCCATCAGCAGGCCGAAGGGGAGTACCGGCTGGTAAAACGGGATAAGTCCATCTCCTTGTACGAACGATGGATCACGGCCGGTAACGAAGAAAGTGTGCGGGAGATCAAAGCGGTGTTCACCGTTCAGTCAGATGTGCCTTCAGTGGCGCGGCTGCTGACAGACCAGCAGCAGGGCGTGGTATGGAATGCCCGCGCCAAAGCTTACCAGGTGCTGCCGCTGGAAGAAGGCCGCGAATGGATCACTTACCTCAAATACAATATCCCCTGGCCTTTCGGCGACCAGGACTGCTGTCTGCTGTTCCGGCTGAAGATGCGGAATGAACGTTCCGGCGAAATCAGTTTCGAAAGTACGCTGAACAACCGTTTCCCTGTTTCCGGCGATGTAACGCGCATCACCGGCACCCGTGGCAAATGGCTGATGGAAGAAACCGGCAGTAACACCATGCAGATCACCTACACGATCACTACGAACCGCAGCGCCCGTATACCGCGGTGGGTATCGGACCCCATTATCCGCAACAATATGTTCGAAACGATGTCCACCTTCAGAAGCATCCTCGAAAAGCGTTGA
- a CDS encoding VOC family protein, with amino-acid sequence MIIAMTGVHVDDPLEAFRFYTEILGFKEKVYMPEAFLAVVVSPEDPDGTTLLLEPSTHPLAKAYHEGLYAAGIPVIVLGTADIAAEYERLTAKGVVFRKPPTKVDWGIEAIFEDGCGNLITLGQIS; translated from the coding sequence ATGATAATAGCCATGACCGGGGTCCACGTTGACGACCCCCTGGAAGCTTTTCGCTTTTACACAGAGATACTGGGCTTTAAAGAGAAAGTCTATATGCCGGAAGCATTTCTGGCGGTAGTGGTCTCCCCGGAAGACCCGGACGGCACCACGCTGCTGCTGGAACCATCCACCCACCCGCTGGCCAAAGCCTATCACGAAGGGCTATACGCAGCAGGCATACCCGTCATCGTATTGGGCACTGCTGATATTGCAGCAGAATACGAACGGCTGACTGCCAAAGGCGTGGTGTTCCGAAAGCCTCCAACCAAGGTTGACTGGGGTATTGAAGCCATCTTTGAAGACGGATGCGGCAATTTGATTACCCTGGGGCAGATTTCCTGA
- a CDS encoding response regulator transcription factor translates to MKWQAITRNRQNILYGLSLAILLFLLKWLELRFLIIHHAMEIYVGMIAVIFTALGIWLALKLARPKVETVIVEKPVPVLPAAPFSLNTAELDRLGLSSRELEVLQLMADGLSNQEIAGRLFVSLNTIKTHASRVFEKLDVKRRTQAVEKAKRLSIIP, encoded by the coding sequence ATGAAGTGGCAAGCCATCACCAGAAACAGGCAAAACATCCTCTACGGCCTCTCCCTGGCCATCCTGCTATTTCTCCTGAAATGGCTGGAACTTCGTTTCCTGATCATTCATCATGCGATGGAAATATATGTCGGCATGATAGCCGTTATTTTTACGGCGCTGGGTATCTGGCTGGCGTTAAAGCTGGCCCGGCCGAAAGTGGAAACGGTGATCGTGGAAAAACCGGTACCGGTGTTACCGGCTGCCCCCTTCTCGCTGAATACCGCGGAACTGGACCGGCTCGGACTGAGCAGCCGGGAACTGGAAGTGCTTCAACTCATGGCCGATGGACTCAGCAACCAGGAGATCGCCGGCCGCCTGTTCGTTTCCCTGAACACCATCAAGACCCACGCCTCCCGCGTATTCGAAAAACTGGACGTCAAAAGAAGGACACAAGCCGTGGAAAAAGCTAAACGATTGAGTATCATACCATAA
- a CDS encoding VOC family protein — protein MEGKKYELIPYLTFGGNCEEAMNFYAKALGGTFKVWTRYDNPNMNAPEAYRDKVLHSRLHFNDLAIYASDIFPGKESKGNSGDVSLSLTFPDEQTAQQAFDALSAGGTVGVPFGKQFWGDWHGNLTDKYGIKWMVNC, from the coding sequence ATGGAAGGAAAAAAATATGAATTGATTCCCTATCTCACTTTCGGGGGCAATTGTGAAGAAGCAATGAATTTCTATGCGAAAGCGCTGGGCGGCACTTTTAAAGTATGGACCCGCTACGACAATCCGAACATGAACGCACCGGAAGCCTATAGGGACAAGGTGTTGCATAGCCGCCTGCATTTCAACGACCTGGCCATCTATGCCAGCGATATTTTCCCCGGCAAGGAGTCAAAGGGCAACAGCGGAGACGTATCCCTTTCGCTCACGTTCCCCGATGAGCAGACCGCGCAGCAGGCGTTTGACGCACTGTCTGCCGGCGGCACGGTAGGCGTACCTTTCGGCAAACAGTTCTGGGGTGACTGGCACGGCAACCTGACCGATAAATACGGGATTAAATGGATGGTGAATTGCTGA
- a CDS encoding TonB-dependent receptor produces the protein MARKLSALLLTLFSLIAGVNAQSGTGGIKGNIVTSEGEPAAFVSVRIEQHSRGTVTDGKGDFAFRRLEPGTYVLQVSLLGYEPMAETVTVTAGQTATVKLHLQVSKTQLSEVTVVGGQNKLANKESDYIARLPIKNLENPQVYNVIGKELMKEQVITSFDDALKNAPGVTRLWSSTGRGGDGAGYFTMRGFAVQPTMVNGIAGISNGSPDPADIERVETIKGPSGTLFGSSLVSFGGLINIVTKKPYDAFGGEISYTGGTYGLNRVTADLNTPLNKDKSVILRTNAAYHSEGSFQDAGFKRSWFLAPSLSYRVNDRLSFLVNTEFYSGEGTNPTMIFLNRRRQLIARTPDQLGIDFTRSFTSNDIVIKTPSVNLFGQANYKISDQWTSQTTVSRSTRRSQGYYSYVMFLDEGGTRDNPMPANDTLISRYLARQNSTTTATDVQQNFIGDFKIGSLRNRLVAGLDFLSQFTENDNSPYIRFDLINTVNPKDPRYSQLNKAAVDARLAQATTGQVRNATTNYTYSAYVSDVLNITDQLIAMASLRVDHFVTKPTKNYVTGEKGKDDFSQTSVSPKFGLIYQVVKDKVSLFANYMNGFKNSAPVTQSLPEYSGVLKPQQANQFEGGVKLNVLNNKLSMSASYYNILVTNMTRSIDVEKDGNHYNITVQDGSQRSKGVEVDLIANPLPGLNIVAGYGYNDSKMEKSDSGILGRRPVSAGPEHVANWWISYTATSGKLHGLGLGFGGNYGSENLITNSKATGVFTLPSYTVLNAGIFYQVNAYRLALKMDNITDKAYYGGWTTVERMMPRRFSASVAFKF, from the coding sequence ATGGCCAGGAAATTATCAGCGTTATTATTAACGCTCTTTAGTCTGATAGCCGGTGTAAACGCCCAGAGCGGCACCGGAGGAATCAAAGGAAATATTGTCACCAGCGAGGGAGAACCGGCCGCTTTTGTGAGCGTACGCATCGAACAGCACAGCAGGGGCACCGTCACCGATGGTAAGGGCGACTTCGCCTTCCGCCGCCTGGAGCCCGGAACATATGTATTACAGGTATCCCTGCTGGGATACGAGCCCATGGCCGAGACGGTAACCGTAACAGCCGGCCAAACCGCCACTGTAAAGCTGCACCTGCAGGTATCCAAAACACAACTGTCGGAAGTAACCGTAGTTGGCGGCCAGAACAAGCTGGCCAACAAGGAAAGTGATTATATCGCGCGCCTGCCCATCAAAAACCTGGAAAATCCGCAGGTGTACAACGTAATAGGCAAAGAACTGATGAAAGAACAGGTGATCACCAGTTTTGACGATGCGCTGAAAAACGCGCCAGGGGTTACCCGCCTGTGGTCTTCCACCGGCCGCGGCGGCGATGGCGCGGGTTATTTCACCATGCGCGGGTTCGCGGTACAGCCTACCATGGTCAACGGTATTGCCGGCATCTCCAACGGCAGCCCCGATCCGGCCGACATTGAACGTGTAGAAACCATCAAAGGCCCCTCCGGCACCCTGTTCGGCAGCAGCCTCGTTTCTTTTGGCGGCCTGATCAACATCGTCACCAAAAAACCTTACGACGCATTCGGTGGTGAAATCAGCTACACCGGCGGCACTTACGGCCTTAACCGCGTAACGGCAGACCTCAATACCCCGCTAAACAAGGATAAATCCGTTATCCTGCGCACCAATGCAGCCTATCACTCTGAAGGCAGCTTCCAGGATGCAGGCTTTAAACGCTCCTGGTTCCTGGCTCCCAGCCTCTCCTACCGTGTCAACGACCGCCTGTCGTTTCTCGTGAACACAGAATTCTATAGCGGTGAAGGCACCAACCCCACCATGATATTCCTAAACCGTCGCCGTCAGCTGATTGCCAGAACACCGGACCAGCTGGGCATCGATTTCACCCGGTCTTTCACCAGCAACGATATTGTCATCAAAACACCGTCCGTGAACCTCTTCGGTCAGGCCAACTATAAAATATCTGACCAGTGGACCTCCCAGACGACTGTTTCCAGGAGCACCCGCCGCAGCCAGGGCTACTACTCTTACGTGATGTTCCTCGATGAGGGCGGCACACGGGACAACCCTATGCCCGCCAACGACACGCTCATCAGCCGTTACCTGGCCCGCCAGAATTCCACTACCACCGCCACCGACGTTCAGCAGAACTTCATCGGCGATTTCAAAATCGGTAGCCTGCGCAACCGCCTGGTGGCCGGACTGGACTTCCTGAGCCAATTCACCGAAAACGACAACTCACCCTATATCCGCTTCGACCTCATTAATACCGTGAATCCAAAAGACCCGCGCTACTCCCAGCTCAACAAGGCCGCCGTAGACGCCCGCCTGGCCCAGGCTACGACCGGGCAGGTAAGAAACGCCACTACCAACTATACTTACAGCGCCTACGTTTCCGACGTATTAAATATCACCGACCAGCTGATCGCCATGGCCAGCTTACGGGTTGACCACTTTGTTACCAAACCCACCAAAAACTACGTGACCGGCGAGAAAGGCAAAGATGATTTCAGCCAGACTTCCGTCTCCCCGAAGTTTGGTTTGATCTACCAGGTAGTGAAAGATAAAGTAAGCCTGTTTGCCAACTACATGAACGGGTTCAAAAATTCAGCGCCTGTCACCCAGTCACTGCCGGAGTACAGCGGCGTGCTGAAGCCGCAGCAGGCCAACCAGTTTGAAGGCGGTGTGAAACTGAATGTGCTCAATAATAAACTGAGCATGAGCGCCAGCTACTACAATATTCTCGTGACGAATATGACACGCAGCATTGACGTGGAAAAAGACGGCAACCACTATAATATTACCGTACAGGATGGTTCCCAGCGCAGCAAGGGTGTGGAAGTGGACCTGATCGCCAATCCCCTGCCGGGATTAAACATTGTGGCGGGATATGGTTATAATGACAGCAAAATGGAGAAATCCGATTCCGGCATACTCGGCCGTCGCCCTGTCAGCGCAGGCCCTGAGCATGTGGCCAACTGGTGGATCAGCTATACCGCTACCAGCGGCAAACTGCACGGCCTTGGTCTTGGATTCGGCGGTAACTACGGCAGCGAAAACCTGATCACCAATTCAAAAGCGACCGGTGTATTCACGCTGCCATCCTACACTGTATTGAATGCTGGTATTTTCTACCAGGTGAATGCCTATCGTCTTGCGCTGAAAATGGACAATATCACCGACAAGGCATATTATGGCGGATGGACGACCGTAGAGAGAATGATGCCCCGCCGCTTCTCTGCCAGCGTAGCCTTTAAATTTTAA
- a CDS encoding Gfo/Idh/MocA family protein: MAENVQPLRVLVVGCGNMGTSHAVAYHTLEGFDICGIVSTGSSKQVLNDKLGGGYTLYSNYEEALAATRPDAVCISTYPDTHESYAIKALESGCHVFIEKPLADSVAGAERVAAAARKAGKKLVVGYILRHHPSWERFVEIAHQLGKPLVMRMNLNQQSSGSKWGVHRNLLQSLSPIVDCGVHYIDVMCQMTRSKPVQVSAIGARLSNDIPAGNYNYGQLQIRFEDGSVGWYEAGWGPMISETAFFVKDVIGPQGCVSIVAKESGKAGNSDNIEAHTKTESLRLHHAALNDKGEFEKEDTWINMEDEPDHQELCNREQRYFLKAIRENADLTDHVQDAVNSLRIAFACDESVRTGKIVTL, translated from the coding sequence ATGGCAGAAAACGTACAACCATTACGGGTGCTCGTTGTAGGCTGTGGCAATATGGGCACTTCCCATGCCGTAGCTTATCACACCCTGGAAGGCTTTGATATATGTGGTATTGTATCTACCGGCTCCAGCAAGCAGGTGTTAAATGATAAACTGGGCGGCGGTTACACGCTGTACAGCAACTACGAAGAGGCGCTGGCCGCCACCCGTCCGGATGCTGTCTGCATCTCCACCTATCCCGACACGCACGAAAGTTATGCGATCAAAGCGCTGGAAAGCGGATGTCATGTATTTATAGAAAAACCGCTGGCAGACTCCGTGGCTGGCGCTGAAAGAGTGGCTGCTGCCGCACGGAAGGCCGGTAAAAAACTGGTGGTAGGCTATATTCTGCGCCATCATCCTTCCTGGGAGCGTTTCGTGGAGATCGCCCACCAGCTGGGCAAGCCGCTGGTAATGCGGATGAACCTCAACCAGCAGAGCTCCGGCAGCAAATGGGGCGTGCACCGCAACCTGCTGCAAAGTCTGAGCCCTATCGTGGACTGCGGCGTGCATTATATCGACGTGATGTGCCAGATGACCCGCTCCAAACCGGTGCAGGTGAGCGCTATCGGCGCACGGCTGTCCAACGATATCCCGGCCGGTAACTACAACTACGGCCAGCTGCAGATCCGCTTTGAAGATGGTTCCGTAGGCTGGTACGAAGCAGGCTGGGGGCCAATGATCAGCGAAACCGCTTTCTTCGTGAAGGACGTGATCGGCCCGCAGGGTTGTGTGTCTATTGTGGCAAAAGAATCCGGCAAAGCGGGCAACTCAGATAACATCGAAGCACATACGAAAACTGAATCCCTGCGGCTGCATCATGCTGCACTCAACGATAAAGGAGAATTTGAGAAAGAAGATACCTGGATCAATATGGAAGACGAACCGGACCACCAGGAGCTGTGCAACCGGGAACAACGTTACTTCCTGAAGGCCATCCGCGAAAACGCAGACCTGACGGACCACGTGCAGGATGCGGTGAACAGCCTGCGCATCGCTTTTGCCTGCGACGAGTCTGTCCGCACGGGAAAGATCGTTACCTTATAA
- a CDS encoding DUF4260 domain-containing protein translates to MKTLLNLEEVAMFLMAILLFNVRISYAWWVFPACLLLPDLSMIGYAAGNKVGAVVYNFFHHKGIALLVYLAGHLLGFEWLAFAGIILFAHSCMDRVFGYGLKYMTGFKDTHLGEIGPRK, encoded by the coding sequence ATGAAGACATTGTTGAATCTCGAAGAAGTTGCTATGTTCCTCATGGCCATCCTCCTTTTTAATGTGCGGATATCCTATGCCTGGTGGGTGTTCCCGGCCTGCCTGCTGCTACCGGACCTCAGCATGATCGGTTACGCTGCGGGCAACAAAGTGGGCGCCGTAGTGTACAACTTCTTTCACCATAAAGGGATCGCCCTGCTGGTATACCTCGCCGGTCACCTGCTGGGATTTGAATGGCTGGCGTTTGCTGGCATTATCCTGTTTGCCCACTCCTGCATGGACCGCGTATTTGGCTACGGGCTCAAATACATGACCGGCTTCAAAGACACACATCTGGGAGAGATTGGCCCACGGAAATAA
- a CDS encoding secondary thiamine-phosphate synthase enzyme YjbQ, whose product MEIFQQALRLKARPRGFHLITHEVVQAFPQIGALQSGMLQVFIQHTSAGLTINENADPTVRVDFETYFNKAVPENDPDYKHNDEGPDDMPAHLKSSLLGCSVMIPIHNGRLALGTWQGIYLCEHRDYGGPRNLVLTAWGKPMS is encoded by the coding sequence ATGGAGATTTTTCAGCAGGCATTGCGGCTAAAAGCCCGTCCCAGAGGGTTTCACCTGATTACGCACGAGGTGGTGCAGGCCTTTCCACAGATAGGCGCCTTGCAGTCCGGCATGTTGCAGGTATTTATCCAGCACACCTCCGCCGGCCTGACGATCAACGAAAATGCAGACCCTACGGTACGGGTGGATTTCGAAACGTATTTCAACAAGGCCGTTCCGGAAAACGATCCGGATTATAAGCACAATGACGAAGGGCCGGATGATATGCCTGCTCATCTGAAGTCGTCCCTGCTGGGCTGTTCCGTGATGATACCTATCCACAACGGCCGGCTGGCGCTGGGCACCTGGCAGGGCATTTACCTCTGCGAGCACCGGGATTACGGCGGTCCCCGCAACCTTGTGCTGACCGCATGGGGCAAGCCCATGTCCTGA
- a CDS encoding helix-turn-helix domain-containing protein — protein MIYREFAPHPQLAPYVECYWKADADRPPFREEESLIPDGTIELMFNFGDNYARVKDGSRQPVKGSHIIGIRRHALRISQTAHQHVFSVRFRLGGAYPLFRIPAHLLANDFWSLPDVLGKDYTLLEEQLYEAATDEQRVQLTDRFLLSRLQFDNAPHHFLQQCTAWMLQREEVSVAGACKAFGVSYKAMERRFCQVAGLTPAELLKIRRFNKAILAMYSCRYESLTAVAHSCGFYDQSHFIREFKQLSGTTPRHFLKEQYTIVQVIQPALAARLSKSYNL, from the coding sequence ATGATCTACAGGGAGTTTGCACCTCACCCGCAACTGGCGCCATATGTTGAATGTTACTGGAAGGCCGACGCCGACAGGCCTCCCTTCCGGGAAGAGGAATCGCTGATTCCCGACGGCACCATAGAGCTGATGTTTAACTTCGGCGATAACTATGCCCGTGTCAAAGACGGTTCCCGCCAGCCGGTAAAAGGCTCTCATATTATCGGTATCCGCCGGCATGCGCTGCGGATCTCCCAAACCGCCCACCAGCATGTATTCTCCGTGCGCTTCCGGCTGGGTGGCGCCTATCCGCTGTTCCGCATCCCCGCCCATTTACTGGCCAACGACTTCTGGAGCCTGCCCGATGTGCTGGGCAAAGACTATACATTGCTCGAAGAACAGCTGTATGAAGCCGCTACAGACGAACAACGGGTGCAGCTCACCGACCGGTTTCTCCTCAGCCGCCTGCAATTTGATAATGCCCCCCATCATTTTCTGCAACAATGCACCGCCTGGATGCTGCAACGGGAGGAGGTGTCCGTTGCCGGCGCCTGTAAGGCTTTCGGCGTTTCCTACAAAGCGATGGAACGCCGCTTTTGCCAGGTGGCAGGACTCACCCCTGCCGAACTGCTGAAGATACGGCGGTTCAATAAAGCCATCCTGGCCATGTACAGCTGTCGTTATGAATCACTGACCGCCGTGGCGCACAGCTGCGGCTTCTATGACCAGTCCCATTTCATCCGCGAATTCAAACAGCTCTCCGGCACCACCCCGCGGCATTTCCTGAAAGAGCAGTATACTATTGTACAGGTGATACAGCCTGCCCTTGCGGCACGGCTGTCTAAATCGTACAATTTATAA
- a CDS encoding DUF92 domain-containing protein — protein sequence MNTTFQHYGLFALLLAGFTAVCVRTGKLSVSAAMAAGLTGLLVFAGAGYPGIALLGTFFMLGTLATSHKKNIKAAIAADGAHPEKQKAGQVFANGGAAALMALLMLADPARRELYGLMLAGSLASATADTVSSELGTVYGRRFFNVLTFRKEPKGLDGVVSLEGTLLGAAGAGVIAVVYALAAGFDRRIAFIVIAGVLGNLMDSVLGAALERKHYIGNDAVNFSNTLFAALVAGACGWWW from the coding sequence ATGAATACGACATTTCAGCATTACGGCCTCTTTGCGTTGCTGCTGGCCGGCTTTACAGCGGTCTGCGTCCGGACCGGCAAACTATCCGTTTCTGCGGCCATGGCAGCCGGTCTTACAGGGCTGCTGGTCTTTGCCGGCGCAGGCTATCCCGGCATTGCCCTGCTGGGCACATTCTTCATGCTGGGCACCCTTGCCACTTCCCACAAAAAAAACATCAAAGCAGCTATTGCTGCCGACGGGGCGCATCCCGAAAAGCAGAAGGCCGGGCAAGTATTTGCCAACGGCGGCGCCGCCGCCCTTATGGCGTTGCTGATGCTGGCCGATCCCGCCCGCAGGGAGTTATATGGACTGATGCTGGCAGGCAGCCTGGCATCCGCTACTGCCGATACCGTATCGTCTGAACTGGGCACCGTATATGGCCGCCGCTTTTTTAATGTTCTCACTTTCAGGAAAGAGCCGAAGGGACTGGATGGCGTGGTAAGCCTGGAAGGTACGCTGCTGGGGGCTGCCGGCGCAGGCGTGATCGCCGTTGTATATGCGTTGGCAGCAGGATTCGACCGGCGTATAGCCTTTATCGTAATAGCCGGGGTACTGGGCAACCTGATGGATTCTGTACTGGGGGCGGCGCTGGAGCGGAAACACTACATCGGCAATGATGCCGTCAACTTTAGCAACACGTTGTTTGCAGCGCTGGTAGCCGGCGCCTGCGGCTGGTGGTGGTAA
- a CDS encoding DUF4199 domain-containing protein: MKKNVLVFGLISGAIISLMMVFSVFWCYNDPDFKGNMVLGYAGMLIAFSFIFIGVKNYRDKYSNGAVTFGLAFKVGLLIALIASTAYVVVWLVDYYLFVPDFMDKYNAHMLKQAKEAGADAATLSKKMAEAENFKQMYKNPLFVILITYSEVLPIGIVIALISALILKRKKGRDTATMITHS; the protein is encoded by the coding sequence ATGAAAAAAAATGTGCTCGTTTTCGGATTAATTTCCGGCGCCATTATCAGCCTGATGATGGTATTTTCTGTTTTCTGGTGTTATAATGACCCCGACTTTAAAGGCAATATGGTGCTGGGCTATGCCGGCATGCTGATCGCCTTCTCTTTCATTTTTATCGGTGTCAAAAACTACCGCGACAAATACAGCAACGGCGCGGTCACCTTCGGCCTGGCTTTTAAAGTAGGTTTGCTGATAGCACTGATCGCCTCCACCGCCTATGTGGTGGTATGGCTGGTCGATTACTACCTGTTTGTCCCGGATTTCATGGACAAATACAACGCCCATATGCTGAAGCAGGCCAAAGAAGCCGGCGCTGACGCCGCCACTCTCAGCAAAAAGATGGCGGAAGCGGAGAACTTCAAACAAATGTATAAAAACCCGCTTTTTGTTATACTCATCACCTATTCGGAAGTACTGCCCATCGGCATCGTGATCGCGCTCATCAGCGCCCTGATATTAAAACGCAAAAAAGGCAGGGACACCGCCACCATGATCACTCACTCCTAA